The nucleotide window GAGGCGTCCGTAAGTGTGGTGAGATTCTTCAGGATGTTCTGCGACACCTCCAGAAGGAGCTGTGGTGTCAGGTCAGCCAGAGAGGTCAGGCGGAGGGCGCTGCAGTTCTGCTCCACTTCGTGCCGGCAACGGGTGACTTTGTAGCGGTCCACCAGGCCAGGAACGGCAGCTTGCGAGCCCGGGGTCTCCACAGCTGCCAAGTAGGCAGCGTGTGCCGAATACTCCGTCAGCGAGACCACGAGGTCCCCCATCTCCACCAGTCGGTCCCCAACTTCTACAAACTTCCCCATGTTAAGCTGGCTCTGAATGTCATGGACGATGATGGACAGCTCCTTCGTCCTGGCGATCACCGTGTCACGACATTTCTCGAAAGTCTCTGCTACTGGCAGGCCGTCGGCATGGACGACCGGCCTGGTCTCACTGGACAGCAGAAGCAGGTCTGCCACCAGCTGCATTTTGCTTTTGCATGCGTCACAGATGGATAAAAGTCTTTTCCTTTGTTGCAAGCTGCCACTAAGGGTGTTGGTAGGAACGTCGCTATCTGATTTTCCCGAGCCACTACTAGCCATAGTAGGGTGGTCACACTGATGtcctaaattttcttttttttttcaaaataaagattACAACACACGTCTATGGTGCGAAAACATAACTTATGACATTTTCTTCGTTGTTTAAAAAATCCACACCTTCTATGGAAACTATGAATTGAAACTGGCCATAGCGTCTTCTGTAATGTCCTTCAGAAAATATGTACAATGTCCACCGTCACCTCACACGGGCCACTTGATTCTGAGTAAACATTTGCAAAAAATATGAAACTTCACTCAATAAACTTGTTATGAGAATAAGGGCCTGGCTTTCTTGtgtaatgaaataaaacaaatatatatatatatatgtggatGATTCTTAGCAATTGTGGGCAAAAAGAGGCTCAGGAGAGCTATAATTAAATATCCTTTCAGTTGAAAAACTCTATATTGCCCAATGTTTAAATAATCTTTGCATACtgacaaaaaaatctaattcacAACAACCTTTTAAAAGGTAGGCTACAGTCTGATCAGTTTCACAGGTTGCTTCAATGTCAATGTCAATCCAACAATGCAAAAAACACTTGTAACGGCTACTGCAGTGCCATAGGTACGAGGATGCCCCCCAAAAGGCAAAGTGCAGGTTGACTTCCAAAAGCTCCTAGTTTGGGCGTTTATAATCCGTTTCATCTACTTTTGTTTCTTAAATCGCGTCATTTGAATAAGTGTCCTGAATGATGATGATGTGTTTGGACGTATAACTGAACGCACGCGACCCTCCGATCGAAGCGCCGACCGTGCGTCCCGCCACCTCTGCACCATCATCCCACGATACCTTTAAAGTCCACAAAACACTTCCAAACGACTTTCAACCGTTTCTTTTTCGCACACAATCCAAGTTCTTTGGGCAAACTTAGATCCGTATGCATATCTATCGTCCAAACGCCCACTTTTGCAGAAACACAACGGTCGTCCGGTGACGGATAGTTTCGCTTTTATTCGCCATTTTCCGCTCTTGAGCGAAGCCTCTTACGTTTCCGAGACCGGTAACGAAGTCTAGTTGTCGAGACACGGTTGTAGTCTCCCGCTACATCTTGCGTATCAGGAAGCGGCGGGAGGGTGTGGCTGAATAGCCTGTTAGCTTCCCTTAAACCCCGACACTTTTAAACACTCCATAACCATTATTCCGGATAATACAGCGCGTGCAGGGGGCAAAATTCCAACTTTTACCTCATCAGCTGCGCAAGAGAAGCGCGTGTTTTCCTGAGGTAACGTCCGTGGCGTGTAAAGTTGTGTTCATTCCTCACCAGTCATCGTTTCC belongs to Paramisgurnus dabryanus chromosome 2, PD_genome_1.1, whole genome shotgun sequence and includes:
- the tlnrd1 gene encoding talin rod domain-containing protein 1 produces the protein MASSGSGKSDSDVPTNTLSGSLQQRKRLLSICDACKSKMQLVADLLLLSSETRPVVHADGLPVAETFEKCRDTVIARTKELSIIVHDIQSQLNMGKFVEVGDRLVEMGDLVVSLTEYSAHAAYLAAVETPGSQAAVPGLVDRYKVTRCRHEVEQNCSALRLTSLADLTPQLLLEVSQNILKNLTTLTDASSLASDKSKDKFAKEQFKASVKCMSTSATALLACVREVKACPSELTRNRCVLFSGPLVQSVYSLVGFATEPQFLGKAATITPEGKGVQTAVLGGAMSVVSACVLLTQGLRDISQHPENTSQMPVYRERLRNSACAVSDGCTLLSQALRERSSPRTLPPVNSHSVN